In Pongo pygmaeus isolate AG05252 chromosome 13, NHGRI_mPonPyg2-v2.0_pri, whole genome shotgun sequence, one genomic interval encodes:
- the LOC129044345 gene encoding uncharacterized protein LOC129044345: MLTNAQMRPRSWLEIPRNCAKYMQLHLGIHESMTSQAQPPPPHLPFLLLPHWPLTAMHGCMKEDLNLDLFYPPLPFFSPLFCLHLLSLPSPAGFSVISHSGFPQPLWSSCPVLVPFVLDPTSYSIQDHPPWLMPQPANSQILHVCLTSYLAVKPKPREESQGAQHRANLRVHRDADPFLINVSICVYVYTYAIHIHKSWYKVAIFLAAIKCASFKTVHLLLANL; encoded by the coding sequence ATGTTAACTAATGCACAAATGAGGCCAAGAAGCTGGCTAGAAATCCCAAGAAACTGTGCCAAGTATATGCAGCTGCACCTGGGAATACACGAAAGCATGACATCACAAGCACAGCCTCCTCCACCAcaccttccctttctcctccttccccactGGCCTCTGACAGCTATGCATGGCTGCATGAAGGAAGATCTAAATCTAGACTTGTTTtatcctccccttcccttcttctcaCCTTTATTCTGCCTCCACCTTCTTTCTTTGCCTTCCCCCGCTGGCTTCTCTGTCATTTCCCACAGTGGGTTCCCCCAACCCCTGTGGTCCTCATGTCCTGTTCTTGTTCCCTTTGTGCTGGATCCCACATCCTATAGCATCCAGGACCATCCTCCATGGCTGATGCCACAGCCTGCCAATTCCCAAATTCTTCACGTTTGTTTGACTTCCTACTTAGCTGTAAAACCAAAGCCCAGGGAGGAGTCCCAAGGTGCACAACACAGAGCCAATCTGCGTGTGCACAGAGATGCAGATCCGTTTTTAATCAATGTAAGTATAtgcgtatatgtatatacatatgcaattCACATTCACAAGTCCTGGTATAAAGTTGCAATTTTTCTGGCTGCTATAAAATGTGCCAGTTTTAAAACTGTGCATTTGTTGCTTGCAAACTTATGA
- the S1PR3 gene encoding sphingosine 1-phosphate receptor 3 — MATALPPRLQPARGNETLREHYQYVGKLAGRLKEASEGSTLTTVLFLVICSFIVLENLMVLIAIWKNNKFHNRMYFFIGNLALCDLLAGIAYKVNILMSGKKTFSLSPTVWFLREGSMFVALGASTCSLLAIAIERHLTMIKMRPYDANKKHRVFLLIGMCWLIAFTLGALPILGWNCLHNLPDCSTILPLYSKKYIAFCISIFTAILVTIVILYARIYFLVKSSSRKVANHNNSERSMALLRTVVIVVSVFIACWSPLFILFLIDVACRVQACPVLFKAQWFIVLAVLNSAMNPVIYTLASKEMRRAFFRLVCNCLVRGRGARASPIQPALDPSRSKSSSSNNSSHSPKVKEDLPHTAPSSCIMDKNAALQNGIFCN; from the coding sequence ATGGCAACTGCCCTCCCGCCGCGTCTCCAGCCTGCGCGGGGGAACGAGACCCTGCGGGAGCATTACCAGTACGTGGGGAAGCTGGCGGGCAGGCTGAAGGAGGCCTCCGAGGGCAGCACGCTCACCACCGTGCTCTTCTTGGTCATCTGCAGCTTCATCGTCTTGGAGAACCTGATGGTTTTAATTGCCATCTGGAAAAACAATAAATTTCACAACCGCATGTACTTTTTCATTGGCAACCTGGCTCTCTGCGACCTGCTGGCCGGCATCGCTTACAAGGTCAACATTCTGATGTCTGGCAAGAAGACGTTCAGCCTGTCTCCCACGGTCTGGTTCCTCAGGGAGGGCAGTATGTTCGTGGCCCTCGGGGCGTCCACCTGCAGCTTACTGGCCATCGCCATCGAGCGGCACTTGACGATGATCAAAATGAGGCCTTACGACGCCAACAAGAAGCACCGCGTCTTCCTCCTGATCGGGATGTGCTGGCTCATTGCCTTCACGCTGGGCGCCCTGCCCATTTTGGGCTGGAACTGCCTGCACAATCTCCCTGACTGCTCTACCATCCTGCCCCTCTACTCCAAGAAGTACATCGCCTTCTGCATCAGCATCTTCACGGCCATCCTGGTGACTATCGTGATCCTCTACGCACGTATCTACTTCCTGGTGAAGTCCAGCAGCCGTAAGGTGGCCAACCACAACAACTCGGAGCGGTCCATGGCACTGCTGCGGACCGTGGTGATTGTGGTGAGCGTGTTCATCGCCTGCTGGTCCCCACTCTTCATCCTCTTCCTCATTGATGTGGCCTGCAGGGTGCAGGCGTGCCCCGTCCTCTTCAAGGCTCAGTGGTTCATCGTGTTGGCTGTGCTCAACTCGGCCATGAACCCGGTCATCTACACGCTGGCCAGCAAGGAGATGCGGCGGGCCTTCTTCCGTCTGGTCTGCAACTGCCTGGTCAGGGGACGGGGGGCCCGCGCCTCACCCATCCAGCCTGCGCTCGACCCAAGCAGAAGTAAATCAAGCAGCAGCAACAATAGCAGCCACTCTCCGAAGGTCAAGGAAGACCTGCCCCACACAGCCCCCTCATCCTGCATCATGGACAAGAATGCAGCACTTCAGAATGGGATCTTCTGCAACTGA